A genomic region of Fusarium falciforme chromosome 4, complete sequence contains the following coding sequences:
- a CDS encoding SAM-MT-RSMB-NOP domain-containing protein produces MGVGRRMKKQGPPQPLSEEHFAKLKRKAGLPADPVVEAPEKKKRKTSKATEPKSNGVAKKDSAKKDATKKKGAKAVKAAPPAPKANGKSKKSKAPAPALEDLSDEEMDDEFDLDDLEDGSSDAGVGLKDDFLASGSDDDSVFDSEEEGGAAKAMWSEDEDESDAEEKLTAANIEGLSRKLDAQMAEDAAEAEAEMAEDALQTNIHGDKPHILQDDDEDEDELTKTNALLAPDLQLLRTRITETIRVLDDFANLSEDGRSRVEYTTQLIKDICAYYGYSEYLAEKLFNLFTPREAFAFFEANESARPVVIRTNTLRTHRRDLAQALINRGVTLEPVGKWSKVGLQVFESNVPLGATPEYLAGHYILQAASSFLPCMALEPQENERVLDMAAAPGGKTTYMAAMMKNTGVIVANDPNKARAKGLIGNIHRLGTRNVVVSNYDAREFPKPMGGFDRVLLDAPCSGTGVIAKDPSVKTNKTERDFMQLPHIQKQLVLAAIDSVNHASKTGGYIVYSTCSVTVEENEQVVQYALSRRPNVRLVESGLPFGKEGFTSYMGKKFDPSMRHTRRYYPHTYNVDGFFVAKFHKIGPTPLKSSAPRDRSSGPADEEEEVIDKTPIATDDDDDESPKPKADDDFGGWDEDEDKEYMEKGRRNAMRRRGLDPRSNSKKAKKQSK; encoded by the coding sequence ATGGGTGTCGGACGTCGCATGAAGAAGCAGGGCCCGCCCCAACCCCTGTCGGAAGAGCACTTTGCAAAGCTCAAGCGCAAGGCCGGTCTGCCTGCCGATCCTGTCGTCGAGGCccccgagaagaagaagcggaaAACCAGCAAGGCTACCGAACCCAAGAGCAATGGAGTCGCCAAGAAGGACTCTGCTAAGAAGGAtgccaccaagaagaagggagccaaggctgTGAAGGCTGCGCCGCCCGCGCCCAAGGCGAAtggcaagagcaagaagagcaaggccCCTGCGCCGGCATTGGAGGATCTTTCCGAtgaggagatggatgatgaatTTGACCTGGACGATCTGGAGGATGGATCTTCAGACGCTGGTGTCGGATTGAAGGACGATTTCCTCGCCTCTGGGTCCGACGACGACTCTGTGTTCGACTCAGAAGAGGAAGGCGGCGCTGCAAAGGCCATGTGGtccgaggatgaagacgagtcagacgccgaggagaagctcacaGCCGCCAACATTGAGGGTCTCTCAAGAAAACTGGACGCTCAAATGGCGGAGGACgctgccgaggccgaggccgagatggctgAGGACGCTCTGCAGACCAACATCCACGGCGACAAGCCTCACATTCTAcaagacgatgacgaggacgaggacgagctcACAAAGACCAATGCCCTTCTGGCGCCCGATCTGCAGCTCCTGCGAACGAGAATCACCGAAACCATCCGCGTCCTCGACGACTTTGCCAACCTGTCCGAGGACGGCCGCTCGAGAGTCGAGTACACGACACAGCTCATCAAGGATATCTGCGCATACTACGGCTACTCTGAGTACCTGGCCGAAAAGCTCTTCAACCTCTTTACACCCCGCGAggcctttgccttcttcgaGGCTAACGAGTCGGCGAGACCCGTCGTCATCCGCACAAACACCCTACGCACCCACCGCCGTGACCTCGCCCAGGCCCTCATCAACCGTGGCGTCACTCTCGAACCTGTTGGCAAGTGGTCCAAGGTCGGTCTCCAGGTCTTTGAGAGCAACGTCCCCCTTGGTGCTACCCCCGAGTACCTCGCCGGCCACTACATCCTCCAGGCCGCCTCATCTTTCCTGCCCTGCATGGCCCTCGAGCCCCAGGAGAACGAGCGCGTGCTAGATATGGCCGCTGCCCCCGGTGGAAAGACGACTTACATGgctgccatgatgaagaataCTGGTGTCATCGTGGCCAACGATCCCAACAAGGCCCGAGCCAAGGGTCTCATCGGTAACATCCACCGTCTCGGCACGCGCAACGTTGTCGTCTCCAACTACGACGCCCGAGAGTTCCCCAAGCCCATGGGCGGCTTCGACCGTGTCCTGCTTGATGCTCCTTGTTCCGGTACTGGTGTTATTGCAAAGGATCCTAGTGTCAAGACCAACAAGACGGAGCGTGACTTTATGCAGCTTCCTCACATCCAGAAGCAGCTTgtcctcgccgccatcgaCTCGGTCAACCACGCCTCCAAGACTGGCGGTTACATTGTCTACTCGACCTGTTCCGTCACCGTTGAGGAGAACGAGCAGGTCGTCCAGTACGCCCTCTCCCGCCGTCCCAATGTCCGTCTCGTCGAGTCCGGTCTGCCCTTTGGAAAGGAGGGCTTCACGAGCTACATGGGCAAGAAGTTTGATCCTTCAATGCGCCACACACGCCGATACTACCCCCATACTTACAACGTCGACGGTTTCTTCGTCGCCAAGTTCCACAAGATTGGACCTACACCCCTCAAGTCGTCTGCGCCCCGCGACCGCTCCTCGGGCCCtgcagacgaggaggaagaggtcatCGACAAGACGCCCATCGCcaccgatgatgatgacgacgagagccccaagcccaaggccgacgacgactttgGAGGCtgggacgaggacgaggacaaggagtACATGGAGAAGGGCAGGAGGAACGCCATGCGCAGGAGAGGTCTGGATCCCAGGAGTAACAgcaaaaaggccaagaagcagagcAAATAG
- a CDS encoding Cofilin yields MSQSGATVSQECITAYNDLKLNKKYKYIVYKLSDDYKEIVVEHASEDKDWEEFREKLINATSRSRTGAVGKGPRYAVYDFEYSLASGDGIRNKLAFIAWSPDDAGIQPKMIYASSKEALKRSLTGIAVELQANDTDDIEYDTIIKTVSKGLAG; encoded by the exons ATG TCTCAATCCGG AGCCACCGTTTCCCAGGAGTGCATAACTGCCTACAATGACCTGAAGCTCAACAAGAAGTACAAGTACATCGTCTACAAGCTCTCGGACGACTACAAGGAGATTGTTGTCGAGCACGCctccgaggacaaggactGGGAAGAGTTCCGtgagaagctcatcaacgccaCCTCCAGGAGCCGAACG GGCGCTGTCGGCAAGGGTCCCCGATACGCTGTCTACGACTTTGAGTACAGCCTGGCCTCTGGCGACGGTATCCG AAACAAGCTCGCCTTCATTGCCTGGTCTCCCGATGATGCCGGCATCCAG CCCAAGATGATCTACGCCTCCTCCAAAGAGGCTCTGAAGCGATCACTCACCGGTATTGCGGTCGAGCTCCAGGCCAACGACACTGATGATATCGAATacgacaccatcatcaagaccgTCAGCAAGGGTCTTGCTGGTTAA